In one Paraburkholderia megapolitana genomic region, the following are encoded:
- a CDS encoding YjgN family protein, which yields MDQNAGQRPLLTYDGNIGELYGIFIKNLLLTIVTVGIYRFWATTALRRYVWSRMRFQDERFEYTGTGGELFKGFLLAMGILIGSMIVAFGLSAILSKLTGSAALGMLPIIVLYAAIGVFAAGAYFSAQRYRLSRTVWCGIRGGMTGSMMRYGVQALLYGLLCIVTLFQAVPWVTVRLAERRINASSFGSEPFRFQGQAGPLYKAFLLSFLGIVVWGVVVGILFLGPAISLFFAQLGGEHHVPTKVFVAFFSFYVLFIVGALLMRCYYIAKVSQHIVGNTTLGTQLRFGTSITGRRLLVIVISNLAIVVFTLGLGFPIALNRVMHFIADTLLVEGKVDPQSLGQSNVAAPRTGEGALNLLDHGGGF from the coding sequence ATGGACCAGAACGCGGGGCAACGACCGTTACTCACTTACGACGGCAATATCGGTGAGCTGTACGGCATCTTCATCAAGAACCTGCTGCTGACGATCGTCACGGTCGGCATCTATCGCTTCTGGGCGACCACGGCGCTGCGACGCTACGTGTGGTCGCGGATGCGCTTTCAGGATGAACGCTTCGAATACACCGGGACGGGCGGCGAGCTGTTCAAGGGCTTTTTGCTCGCGATGGGGATACTGATCGGTTCGATGATCGTCGCGTTTGGGCTCTCTGCGATCCTTAGCAAGCTAACCGGGAGCGCGGCACTAGGAATGTTGCCGATAATCGTGCTGTATGCGGCGATCGGCGTCTTCGCGGCCGGTGCGTATTTCAGCGCGCAGCGCTATCGCCTCAGCCGTACGGTGTGGTGCGGCATTCGCGGCGGCATGACCGGCTCGATGATGCGCTACGGTGTGCAGGCGCTGCTCTACGGCCTGTTGTGCATCGTGACGTTGTTTCAGGCGGTGCCGTGGGTGACCGTGCGGCTCGCGGAACGTCGCATCAACGCGAGCAGCTTCGGCAGCGAACCGTTTCGCTTCCAGGGGCAGGCGGGTCCGCTCTACAAGGCGTTTCTGCTGAGCTTCCTCGGCATCGTCGTGTGGGGTGTCGTAGTTGGTATTCTTTTTCTCGGGCCCGCGATATCGCTCTTCTTCGCGCAACTCGGCGGGGAGCACCACGTGCCGACCAAGGTATTCGTTGCCTTTTTCTCGTTCTACGTGCTGTTTATCGTCGGCGCGCTGTTGATGCGCTGCTACTACATTGCAAAAGTGAGCCAGCACATTGTCGGCAACACGACGCTGGGTACACAGCTGCGCTTCGGGACGAGCATCACCGGGCGGCGTTTGCTCGTCATCGTGATCAGCAACCTGGCAATCGTCGTGTTCACGCTGGGTCTTGGCTTCCCGATTGCGTTGAACCGAGTGATGCATTTCATCGCCGATACGCTGCTGGTGGAGGGCAAGGTCGATCCGCAGTCGCTTGGCCAGAGTAACGTCGCGGCGCCGCGCACCGGTGAGGGCGCGCTGAATCTTCTCGACCACGGCGGCGGCTTCTGA
- a CDS encoding M48 family metallopeptidase, with amino-acid sequence MLVDAAALPASMERRRAPAFGWLAWFGVGLAALVVAFLVIVRVPAFAAALIPARFENRLGDTVEASVVRRHRVCTGAAGQQALEQLEARLAHAAGIGQPVRLVVVDDARVNALTLPGTRMIVMRGLIERVGSADQLAGVMAHETAHIAHRDPIRALVRSTGIRLISVAVGVNIGFMDMSSFAGQLVRLSFSREMESAADHDGVAYLQASGLRSDGLAAFFAMLGKGDHDERAATFFSDHPGTAEREAKNHGSALGESALTAQQWEAVRGMCGK; translated from the coding sequence GTGCTGGTCGATGCCGCGGCGCTGCCGGCTTCGATGGAACGTCGTCGCGCGCCCGCGTTCGGCTGGCTCGCATGGTTCGGCGTCGGACTCGCTGCGCTGGTGGTCGCGTTTCTAGTGATCGTGCGCGTACCCGCGTTCGCCGCAGCGTTGATTCCGGCGCGGTTTGAAAACCGCCTCGGCGACACGGTAGAGGCTTCGGTCGTGCGTCGACATCGGGTGTGCACGGGCGCTGCGGGGCAGCAGGCGCTCGAACAGCTCGAAGCACGTCTTGCGCATGCCGCGGGCATCGGGCAACCGGTGCGGCTCGTCGTGGTCGACGATGCGCGGGTCAATGCGCTGACGCTGCCCGGTACGCGGATGATCGTCATGCGTGGGCTGATCGAGCGAGTCGGCAGCGCAGATCAACTGGCGGGTGTGATGGCGCATGAGACTGCGCATATCGCGCATCGCGATCCGATCCGCGCGCTCGTGCGTAGCACGGGCATCCGGCTGATCAGCGTCGCGGTCGGCGTGAATATCGGTTTTATGGATATGTCGTCGTTTGCGGGGCAACTGGTACGGTTGTCGTTCAGCCGCGAGATGGAGAGCGCTGCCGATCACGATGGTGTTGCTTATCTGCAGGCGAGCGGTTTGCGCAGCGACGGGCTCGCCGCGTTTTTTGCGATGCTCGGCAAGGGCGATCACGATGAGCGTGCGGCCACGTTCTTTTCCGATCATCCGGGTACCGCCGAGCGTGAGGCGAAGAATCACGGGTCGGCGCTGGGGGAGAGTGCGTTGACGGCGCAGCAGTGGGAGGCGGTGCGGGGGATGTGTGGGAAGTAG
- a CDS encoding PAAR domain-containing protein, protein MVRQVIVVGDTLAPHGGTVTAGSSTDVVNGKPIAREGDAVECKEHGNQTISEGDGNSMVNGSPVALHGHHTTCGCTLVSRSATLSLP, encoded by the coding sequence ATGGTTCGTCAGGTCATAGTTGTTGGTGATACGCTGGCCCCACACGGTGGCACCGTCACGGCGGGATCGAGCACGGACGTCGTGAACGGCAAGCCGATCGCCCGCGAGGGTGACGCGGTCGAATGCAAGGAACACGGCAACCAGACTATCTCCGAAGGCGACGGAAACAGTATGGTCAACGGCAGTCCTGTGGCATTGCACGGGCACCATACAACTTGCGGCTGCACCTTGGTGAGTCGCTCAGCCACACTGTCTCTTCCGTGA
- a CDS encoding SEL1-like repeat protein — protein sequence MPISAVCRIFLIVLSLYAANTPAQLLPTSTIEHTAAMSDLPRYEKLPLFDPHRKTFTCVYQDQHVPPVDPQAELWFQQALALDNPDIYYEKRDYPKIYQLYVQAAERGSWKAMLNLASLILSDYQGVPQHDPEIAIQWVEKAMRLGVPDAFDMMGTYHLQGMIKGGDATSAYSFFQRAADMGSPSALTFLGEKLDAAYDDPAEGFWGNLPVATQMLECALAQGYGDAAEELGFVYAGPKTADAKLRALKVLQEGVKLGSAKCAAKLSIEFDGFNLTNGRNLPGSIDKARAERYRTIGASLTHYQGRLKLPNLDKVLPLPPAALPKWDGNAQTLIDGAKAVTPPPKGQQGAALQGREFIPHGYGVPTLEQSSMVVAGNQTATRDGYWLALYGPSTAEKSQLIAARRNNPERYQVGERFEASSHAWLTADQVQWHYLGEAYVLPPQREDFLRDMIAARLLREVPEPRTPMRCDGQQTCPQDGIWEGRVVREHPLAMLYNRWNQQAFIQKGHAFPRPGERFVDIAVNDVQWTYLGSPNAETGMSGVRAIEL from the coding sequence ATGCCGATATCGGCCGTCTGCAGAATTTTTCTTATTGTCTTGAGCCTATACGCCGCGAATACCCCGGCGCAGCTGCTACCAACATCGACTATCGAGCATACCGCTGCCATGTCTGATCTTCCGCGCTACGAAAAACTGCCGCTGTTCGACCCGCATCGCAAAACGTTCACCTGCGTCTATCAGGACCAGCATGTCCCGCCGGTCGATCCACAGGCAGAGTTATGGTTCCAGCAGGCGCTCGCACTGGACAACCCGGACATCTACTATGAGAAGCGCGACTACCCGAAGATTTATCAGTTATACGTTCAGGCTGCGGAGCGCGGCAGCTGGAAGGCCATGCTCAATCTCGCGTCGCTGATTCTGAGTGACTATCAGGGTGTGCCGCAACACGATCCGGAGATCGCGATTCAATGGGTCGAGAAGGCAATGCGACTGGGCGTACCGGACGCCTTCGACATGATGGGTACTTACCATCTACAAGGAATGATCAAGGGAGGTGATGCAACCAGCGCCTACTCATTCTTTCAGCGAGCCGCGGACATGGGAAGTCCGTCTGCATTGACATTCCTCGGTGAGAAACTTGACGCCGCATATGATGACCCCGCTGAAGGATTCTGGGGCAACCTCCCGGTCGCAACGCAGATGCTCGAATGTGCATTGGCACAGGGTTATGGCGATGCGGCCGAAGAACTCGGCTTCGTCTATGCCGGGCCGAAAACTGCAGATGCCAAGCTTCGCGCGCTGAAGGTTCTTCAAGAAGGAGTGAAGTTAGGAAGTGCGAAGTGTGCGGCCAAGTTATCAATCGAGTTTGATGGTTTCAACCTGACTAACGGTCGCAACCTCCCTGGCAGCATTGACAAGGCGAGAGCAGAGAGGTACCGGACAATCGGTGCATCACTGACACACTATCAAGGACGGCTCAAACTACCCAACCTGGACAAGGTACTCCCACTCCCCCCAGCCGCTTTGCCCAAGTGGGACGGCAACGCGCAGACGCTGATTGACGGCGCAAAAGCCGTTACGCCACCACCGAAAGGGCAACAGGGTGCCGCCCTGCAAGGGCGCGAATTCATTCCGCACGGGTACGGTGTTCCAACACTTGAGCAGAGCAGCATGGTAGTTGCCGGCAATCAGACTGCCACTCGCGACGGCTACTGGCTTGCGCTTTACGGTCCTTCAACGGCCGAGAAATCGCAACTGATAGCTGCCCGACGAAACAATCCGGAGCGCTATCAGGTGGGCGAGCGTTTCGAAGCGTCGTCCCATGCATGGCTCACCGCTGACCAGGTGCAATGGCACTACCTCGGCGAGGCGTATGTCTTGCCCCCACAGCGGGAAGATTTTTTGAGGGACATGATCGCTGCCCGATTGCTGCGCGAAGTCCCCGAACCGCGCACGCCGATGCGGTGCGACGGGCAGCAAACATGTCCGCAAGACGGCATATGGGAGGGCCGTGTTGTGCGCGAGCATCCGCTGGCTATGCTGTACAACCGATGGAACCAGCAGGCCTTTATCCAGAAGGGCCACGCTTTCCCTCGCCCTGGTGAGCGTTTCGTCGACATCGCGGTCAACGATGTGCAATGGACATATCTTGGAAGTCCGAATGCGGAAACCGGTATGTCCGGCGTGCGCGCGATCGAATTGTAG
- a CDS encoding phospholipase D-like domain-containing protein gives MAYREIYIHSKLMIIDDVFITLGSANMNQRSMSVDSEINFGATGSDWASKLRERVFTLLSGSATPGSGNRDEALAVYNLWDGRMRDNRTIQKAGTDPMQGFILPFMDRRANTILHAQLDLPPSSDIPRTV, from the coding sequence ATGGCGTATCGCGAAATCTACATTCATTCGAAGCTGATGATCATAGATGATGTGTTCATCACGCTCGGTAGCGCAAACATGAATCAGCGCAGTATGTCCGTCGACAGTGAAATCAACTTTGGTGCCACAGGTTCGGACTGGGCATCGAAACTTCGGGAGCGGGTTTTCACGCTGCTTTCGGGATCTGCAACCCCAGGTAGCGGGAACCGGGATGAGGCGCTAGCCGTGTACAACCTTTGGGACGGACGGATGAGAGACAATCGAACAATCCAGAAAGCTGGAACGGATCCGATGCAGGGCTTCATTCTCCCGTTTATGGACCGCAGGGCAAACACCATACTTCATGCACAACTCGATTTGCCGCCATCATCCGACATACCCAGAACCGTCTGA
- a CDS encoding IS3 family transposase (programmed frameshift) produces MKTSRFTESQIIGILKQAEAGTPVPELCREHGMSSASFYKWRSKYGGMDAALMTRMKELEAENARLKKMYAEERLKAEVVREALGKKVVRPSRRREMAMRAVRERAMSVRAACEAFGVSETCYRYRAKRCAENSVIAEWLVRLTHNQRNWGFGLCFLYLRNVKGFTWNHKRVYRIYRELELNLRIRPRKRLVREQPEPLAVPQALNECWSMDFMHDQLADGRSIRLFNVIDDFNREGLCIEVDFSLPALRVIRSLDQVIEWRGKPLKIRCDNGPEYVSDALRDWAMRRGIVLQFIQPGKPQQNAYIERYNKTVRYDWLAHYLFETVADVQEYATRWLWSYNHERPNTAIGGVPPKQKLPIAA; encoded by the exons ATGAAGACGTCCAGATTCACGGAAAGCCAGATCATTGGGATCTTGAAGCAGGCCGAAGCCGGAACACCCGTTCCGGAGTTGTGTCGCGAGCACGGGATGAGCAGCGCGAGCTTCTACAAATGGCGCTCGAAGTACGGCGGCATGGACGCGGCACTGATGACCCGGATGAAGGAGCTTGAGGCGGAGAACGCGAGACTCAAAAAGATGTACGCTGAAGAGCGACTCAAGGCCGAGGTGGTGCGCGAGGCGCTTG GAAAAAAAGTGGTGAGGCCATCTCGTCGCCGCGAGATGGCCATGCGTGCAGTCAGAGAACGGGCAATGAGCGTACGGGCGGCCTGTGAGGCGTTCGGCGTAAGCGAGACCTGCTACCGTTACCGGGCAAAGCGTTGCGCGGAAAACAGCGTGATCGCCGAGTGGCTTGTGAGACTCACGCACAACCAGCGCAACTGGGGCTTCGGCCTGTGTTTCTTGTACCTGCGCAATGTCAAGGGCTTTACCTGGAATCACAAACGTGTTTATCGCATCTATCGCGAACTGGAGCTGAATCTGCGGATCAGGCCACGCAAACGGCTGGTGCGTGAGCAGCCGGAACCGCTGGCCGTGCCGCAAGCACTGAACGAGTGCTGGTCAATGGATTTCATGCACGATCAGCTTGCTGATGGCCGTAGCATCCGGCTGTTCAACGTGATCGACGACTTCAACCGGGAAGGCCTGTGTATCGAGGTGGACTTCTCGTTGCCTGCGCTACGCGTTATCCGGTCGCTGGATCAGGTGATCGAATGGCGCGGCAAGCCGCTGAAGATCCGTTGCGACAACGGGCCGGAATATGTCAGCGATGCGCTCAGGGACTGGGCCATGAGACGCGGCATCGTTCTGCAGTTTATCCAGCCCGGCAAGCCGCAACAGAACGCGTACATCGAGCGTTACAACAAAACGGTTCGATACGACTGGCTCGCCCACTACCTCTTCGAGACGGTGGCCGATGTTCAGGAGTATGCGACCAGGTGGCTATGGTCATACAATCACGAGCGGCCGAACACGGCTATCGGCGGCGTACCGCCGAAACAGAAGTTGCCCATCGCGGCATGA
- a CDS encoding phospholipase D-like domain-containing protein: protein MAQLPLDSHNAMDVAIAEAGQNAQGSVQWLLETEVDKDAKPTMGNDLQFFVCGEEGFQQIAEDLMGAQGTVDICCWGFDPGMEIWRGPKAPAGVGEPYPKQAIIDLDKAIFGDKGILGSLASPVPVQAPKLPPIPQKQPVTWPRGVVYGALLEQITQRAKNPVTVRLLIWFDPRASRKQNSMPGLTDLPVSWDSWIQNNLLQAPPYANEARTQWCIDWWKRNLPDGESKLSGILTKNQKLQIVLRSISSKDVKSLMAHKLKEEDAPSTHSDKGDKGYVDEENLLEDYATHHQKPILIDYAYSGDAKKAKGYNAKGYVMGLNSITDYWDRTAHDIDDPLREEWAQSYVDDEHKHEQETQDPAGSPGTAPYKHVNPYQDYACRIVGKALKRLHQNFERGWNLFAPDAWKTTELPELPPGVPSKEDDPSHQVQIVRTQPHEHEKTIKSLYFQSASFARNYIYMENQYFFYPEFARHLKQERKNFHDKWAQLANKPQQDAPMLYLYVVTPHPQDPGMVPRTYDTMAELGHGDAWQDQAKLSQAGKTKQKYVDAKGNNTFDPEKLATLQSAIGLTVSIARLRTSGVVGR, encoded by the coding sequence GTGGCACAGTTACCGCTCGACAGTCATAACGCGATGGACGTTGCCATTGCCGAAGCCGGTCAGAACGCACAGGGGTCCGTTCAGTGGTTGCTGGAAACGGAGGTCGACAAGGACGCCAAGCCGACCATGGGAAATGATCTCCAGTTCTTCGTCTGCGGCGAAGAAGGGTTCCAGCAGATAGCCGAAGATCTCATGGGCGCGCAGGGGACAGTTGATATCTGTTGCTGGGGCTTTGATCCCGGCATGGAGATCTGGCGCGGTCCCAAAGCACCAGCCGGTGTTGGAGAGCCGTACCCGAAGCAGGCGATAATTGATCTCGACAAAGCAATTTTCGGAGACAAGGGAATACTTGGGTCACTCGCCTCTCCTGTGCCTGTACAAGCTCCCAAACTTCCTCCAATACCCCAGAAGCAGCCAGTCACGTGGCCACGTGGCGTCGTCTACGGCGCGCTGCTCGAGCAGATCACCCAACGTGCGAAAAATCCTGTCACCGTCCGATTGCTGATCTGGTTCGACCCGCGGGCATCGCGCAAGCAGAACAGTATGCCAGGCCTCACTGACCTCCCGGTTTCCTGGGATAGCTGGATTCAAAATAATCTGCTTCAAGCCCCTCCCTATGCAAATGAGGCTCGCACTCAATGGTGTATTGACTGGTGGAAGCGCAATTTGCCAGATGGCGAGAGCAAGCTAAGCGGCATCCTGACGAAGAACCAGAAGCTGCAGATTGTTCTGCGGAGTATCTCAAGCAAGGATGTCAAGTCGTTGATGGCGCACAAACTGAAGGAAGAGGATGCCCCAAGCACACACAGCGATAAAGGCGACAAGGGTTATGTGGATGAAGAAAATCTTCTCGAAGACTACGCAACGCACCATCAAAAACCCATTCTGATCGATTACGCGTACTCCGGCGATGCCAAGAAGGCAAAGGGATATAACGCAAAGGGATACGTGATGGGGTTGAATTCGATCACGGACTATTGGGACAGAACCGCTCACGATATCGACGATCCCCTTCGAGAGGAATGGGCCCAGTCGTATGTCGATGATGAACACAAGCACGAGCAGGAAACACAGGACCCGGCTGGCTCTCCAGGCACTGCACCGTATAAACATGTCAATCCGTATCAGGACTACGCTTGCCGGATAGTCGGGAAGGCGCTGAAGCGGTTGCACCAGAATTTCGAGCGCGGCTGGAACCTGTTTGCCCCGGATGCATGGAAAACGACAGAACTACCGGAACTGCCGCCAGGAGTACCCAGTAAGGAGGATGATCCCTCGCACCAGGTGCAGATCGTGCGCACCCAGCCACACGAGCACGAGAAAACGATCAAGAGTCTCTACTTCCAGTCGGCGAGTTTCGCGCGCAACTATATCTACATGGAGAACCAGTATTTCTTCTACCCGGAGTTCGCGCGGCACCTGAAGCAGGAACGAAAGAATTTTCACGATAAGTGGGCGCAACTGGCAAACAAGCCGCAGCAGGATGCGCCCATGCTGTACCTGTATGTCGTCACGCCACACCCCCAGGACCCCGGTATGGTCCCTCGCACCTACGATACGATGGCCGAGCTTGGTCACGGCGACGCCTGGCAAGATCAGGCAAAACTGTCACAGGCGGGCAAGACGAAGCAAAAATATGTAGACGCCAAGGGTAACAATACTTTCGATCCCGAGAAGCTGGCGACGCTGCAAAGCGCGATCGGTCTGACAGTAAGCATTGCACGGTTACGCACCAGTGGAGTGGTGGGTAGGTAG
- a CDS encoding type VI secretion system Vgr family protein: MNAQDIVRAIQGGLIQQDRLLKLDTPLGDNVLLPQRTVGWSRIGRHFEFTLDALSTNGNIKLKQLTGQPVTLWFQQADKSYLPHHGYVYSVRRLGSEGGLTSYQLRFSSWMNFLKFRRDQRIWQDKPADEILTDVFNAHTQAKGQFKFALSKPLEPRSYCTQYEDDWTFVHRLMEAEGLFGIWKQGEDGKSHTLTITDRLDTCEPLAPQTAQFSRYGTNSEVNALVHWSSERNLHSALLTTRTFDYKSPSSLVNPKGTSVPTVSQELPEQLEVYEYTGPYTFLKSERGDHLSRVRMEEWESRAKRFYGTGGLRDADAGRWFELTGHPEHDRDAEDRRQFAIIEATWLIENNIPGSSHHANFPHSLQGQVAEAMETHGSSAASVAHPDGSTGVFLVHVETQRKSVPFRSPFEHHKPVMQLQTVTVVGPGGQEVYTDTMGRVKVQFHWDRIGQRNERSSCWMRVAQPWASGGFGGVQLPRVGDEAVVSFLDGDPDRPLITARVGNGTNTPQWNLPDQHMLSGFVSKEIGGAQNNVWLKDDTQGQVQTQIRSDHLESGLHAGYITRVSEPTGRGEKRGEGVELRTDGNAAVRGARGLLLTTHPRPGASGDAFSVDEVNLQLANAQDTAASLAQSAQSAGAQDGEQKTVATSLKAQAKDIQGGGALKQFKQPHVVLASPAGVATSTPEMIHVSSGKTTSLTSGEHVSVSTGGGFFASARNALRLFVAEAGMRLIAAAGDIDVKALKDNINLLAKLNITVTATKITISAQQEVEINGGGSYTRWTSGQIKSGTSGGFEVHSASRTFVGPDSVSTPNIPALPPEKEQLHFALSALPGGAAHQYVSEPYELYKGGAKIGEGVTDEFGRLVIKDHQPGTPAYQVKLANGGKFDLKVKDMLQGDPDHADQRTNRGERLI, encoded by the coding sequence ATGAATGCGCAGGATATTGTGAGGGCCATTCAAGGGGGGCTGATACAGCAGGATCGTCTGCTCAAACTGGATACGCCATTAGGGGATAATGTCCTGCTGCCGCAACGGACGGTGGGTTGGTCCCGGATTGGGCGGCATTTTGAGTTCACGCTCGACGCCCTGTCGACGAACGGCAATATCAAGCTTAAACAACTGACTGGCCAGCCAGTAACCCTGTGGTTTCAGCAGGCAGATAAATCCTATCTGCCTCATCACGGGTATGTTTATTCGGTCCGGCGCCTCGGATCTGAAGGCGGATTAACGAGTTACCAGCTCCGGTTTTCGTCATGGATGAATTTTCTTAAATTCCGCCGCGATCAGCGCATCTGGCAGGACAAACCGGCCGATGAAATCCTGACCGATGTGTTCAATGCTCATACGCAGGCGAAAGGTCAGTTCAAATTCGCGCTGTCGAAGCCGCTCGAACCCCGATCGTATTGCACTCAGTACGAGGACGACTGGACGTTCGTTCACCGGTTGATGGAAGCCGAAGGTCTGTTCGGCATCTGGAAGCAGGGCGAAGACGGCAAGTCGCACACGCTGACGATCACGGACCGCCTCGATACGTGCGAGCCGCTCGCGCCGCAGACGGCGCAGTTTTCCCGGTACGGCACGAACAGCGAGGTGAATGCACTCGTTCACTGGTCCAGCGAACGCAACCTGCACAGTGCGTTGCTGACGACCAGAACGTTTGACTACAAGAGCCCATCGTCGCTCGTCAATCCGAAGGGCACCAGCGTGCCGACGGTCTCGCAGGAGCTGCCCGAGCAGCTCGAAGTCTACGAGTACACCGGACCCTATACCTTCCTCAAAAGTGAACGTGGCGACCACCTGTCGAGAGTTCGCATGGAAGAGTGGGAATCGCGCGCCAAGCGGTTCTACGGCACTGGCGGCCTGCGTGATGCCGATGCAGGTCGATGGTTCGAGCTGACCGGACATCCAGAGCACGATCGGGACGCCGAAGACAGACGCCAGTTCGCGATCATCGAAGCGACGTGGCTGATCGAGAACAACATTCCGGGCTCCAGTCACCACGCGAATTTTCCACATAGCCTGCAGGGCCAGGTGGCCGAAGCAATGGAGACTCACGGGAGCAGCGCAGCCAGCGTGGCGCATCCGGATGGATCAACGGGTGTGTTCCTGGTCCACGTCGAAACGCAGCGCAAATCGGTCCCGTTCCGCAGCCCCTTCGAACATCACAAACCGGTCATGCAGTTACAGACGGTAACGGTGGTGGGGCCGGGCGGCCAGGAAGTCTATACGGACACGATGGGTCGGGTGAAGGTGCAGTTCCACTGGGACCGCATCGGCCAGCGCAACGAGCGGAGCTCGTGCTGGATGCGCGTCGCGCAGCCGTGGGCGAGCGGCGGCTTCGGCGGCGTTCAGTTGCCGAGAGTCGGTGATGAAGCCGTCGTATCGTTTCTCGACGGCGATCCGGACAGGCCGCTGATAACGGCGCGAGTGGGCAACGGTACGAACACGCCGCAGTGGAATCTTCCCGATCAGCACATGCTGTCGGGATTCGTGAGCAAGGAAATTGGTGGTGCGCAGAACAACGTCTGGCTAAAGGATGACACGCAGGGTCAGGTACAGACGCAGATCCGCAGCGACCACCTCGAATCGGGTTTGCATGCAGGCTACATCACACGCGTGAGTGAACCGACGGGGCGTGGCGAGAAGCGCGGCGAAGGTGTGGAACTGCGTACGGACGGAAACGCTGCGGTGCGCGGCGCACGCGGGCTGTTGCTGACGACCCATCCGCGCCCCGGCGCGAGCGGCGACGCGTTCAGCGTCGATGAGGTGAACCTGCAGCTCGCGAACGCACAGGATACGGCAGCGAGTCTTGCGCAATCTGCACAGTCGGCGGGCGCGCAAGATGGGGAGCAGAAGACTGTCGCCACGTCCCTTAAGGCGCAGGCTAAGGACATTCAGGGAGGCGGTGCACTTAAGCAGTTCAAGCAGCCGCATGTGGTCCTGGCGAGCCCCGCTGGCGTAGCTACGAGTACGCCAGAGATGATTCATGTCAGTAGCGGCAAAACCACGTCACTGACATCCGGTGAGCACGTATCGGTGAGCACGGGCGGAGGGTTCTTCGCCAGCGCGCGAAACGCGTTACGCCTGTTCGTCGCAGAGGCTGGAATGCGGCTCATTGCTGCGGCAGGCGACATCGATGTAAAGGCACTGAAGGACAACATCAACTTGCTCGCGAAGCTGAACATCACGGTCACTGCCACAAAGATCACGATCAGTGCCCAGCAGGAAGTTGAGATCAATGGCGGCGGCAGTTATACGCGATGGACCTCTGGCCAGATCAAGAGCGGTACATCGGGCGGCTTCGAGGTTCACTCGGCAAGTCGCACGTTCGTTGGACCTGACAGCGTAAGCACGCCGAACATTCCGGCGTTGCCCCCCGAGAAGGAACAGTTGCACTTCGCGTTAAGCGCTCTTCCCGGGGGCGCAGCACATCAATACGTGAGCGAGCCGTACGAACTGTATAAGGGCGGCGCAAAAATCGGTGAGGGAGTTACCGATGAATTCGGCCGGTTGGTCATCAAGGATCATCAGCCCGGTACACCCGCCTATCAGGTCAAGCTTGCTAACGGTGGCAAGTTCGATCTGAAGGTGAAAGACATGCTTCAGGGAGATCCCGATCATGCGGACCAGCGAACCAATCGCGGCGAACGGCTGATCTGA
- a CDS encoding DUF2242 domain-containing protein, protein MPVSFSRFAATRVLPALTALTALAACSTTPQPKFQQELFDTGSSPYTHNFNASTADTCEGARRALLSQGYMTTMTRTDTVDGTKNFQPNGDSHIVVEFHVVCTAGVEAGNTSVVYVNAVQNGYALKKSDTSASVGLSILGSVSLPIRSNNDEMVKVSSETIPSGQFYDRFFALVGHYVETVVHAAPVSSERIDARPLPGGDLPGVPLAPVMPSVPATSGTPGAPVTSPAPLTPLPSLAPLAPPKPAMPVVPAVPIASALPAKPAAATAPDALNTPTAPDPIERAIQAAQPASAAAASTAP, encoded by the coding sequence ATGCCCGTCTCGTTCTCCCGTTTCGCCGCCACGCGCGTCCTGCCGGCGCTCACCGCACTGACCGCGCTAGCTGCCTGCAGTACGACCCCGCAACCGAAGTTCCAGCAGGAGCTGTTCGATACCGGCTCGAGCCCGTACACGCACAATTTCAACGCGAGCACCGCGGATACCTGCGAAGGCGCGCGCCGCGCGTTGCTGAGCCAGGGCTACATGACGACGATGACGCGCACCGATACCGTCGACGGCACGAAGAATTTCCAGCCGAATGGCGATTCACACATCGTTGTGGAATTTCACGTGGTGTGTACGGCGGGCGTGGAAGCCGGTAATACGAGCGTGGTCTATGTGAACGCGGTGCAGAATGGCTACGCACTGAAGAAGAGCGATACGTCTGCAAGTGTCGGGCTGAGCATACTCGGCTCGGTGTCGCTGCCGATTCGCTCGAACAACGACGAGATGGTCAAGGTGTCGAGCGAGACGATTCCGTCCGGTCAGTTCTATGACCGCTTTTTTGCGCTGGTCGGCCACTACGTGGAGACCGTCGTGCACGCGGCGCCGGTGTCGAGCGAGCGTATCGATGCGCGTCCGCTGCCGGGCGGCGATTTGCCGGGTGTGCCGCTCGCGCCGGTGATGCCGTCTGTGCCGGCAACCTCGGGTACGCCGGGTGCGCCCGTGACTTCGCCTGCACCGCTCACGCCGCTTCCATCGCTTGCACCACTGGCACCGCCGAAGCCCGCGATGCCGGTCGTTCCCGCAGTGCCGATCGCATCCGCGCTACCTGCGAAGCCTGCAGCAGCCACGGCGCCCGACGCGCTCAACACGCCCACCGCCCCCGACCCCATCGAACGCGCCATACAAGCGGCCCAACCCGCGAGCGCCGCAGCAGCGAGCACCGCACCCTGA